From [Clostridium] symbiosum, a single genomic window includes:
- a CDS encoding DUF3298 and DUF4163 domain-containing protein produces MQIITPAVLHNTLYFNDIPVLIYNIKYPVFTSTCNQDAVRSINQFYSSLAKEKEDYCKTVLYPQAVESARYIQKNFPPFHSYEYDMVYKVTFNSGCITSLYVDQYTFMGGAHGSTVRTSDTWSLSTGRRISLQDIYPHEPLYRQKIRLSIQSQIAGLLKDNPASFFDDYPKLLLNTFDPDSFYLSPDGVIIYFQQYDIAPYASGLPEFLLPCPAGRAGNQLAGKQFSNTP; encoded by the coding sequence ATGCAGATTATCACACCGGCCGTGCTTCATAACACTCTTTACTTCAACGACATACCAGTCCTGATATACAATATAAAATACCCAGTTTTTACATCGACCTGCAATCAGGATGCAGTTCGTTCCATCAATCAATTTTATAGCTCACTTGCAAAAGAAAAGGAAGATTACTGTAAAACAGTGCTCTATCCTCAGGCCGTCGAATCGGCCCGGTATATTCAAAAAAATTTCCCTCCGTTTCACAGCTATGAATACGATATGGTTTACAAAGTGACCTTCAATTCCGGCTGCATCACCAGTCTGTACGTGGATCAGTACACATTCATGGGAGGCGCCCACGGTTCAACCGTCCGGACATCCGATACCTGGAGTCTCTCAACCGGCAGGCGTATCTCACTCCAGGATATCTATCCCCATGAACCCCTTTACCGGCAAAAAATCCGACTCAGTATTCAATCTCAGATCGCAGGACTGCTTAAAGACAACCCTGCATCTTTTTTCGATGATTACCCTAAACTGTTGTTAAATACATTCGATCCTGACAGCTTTTATCTGTCACCGGATGGGGTTATAATCTATTTCCAGCAGTATGATATTGCCCCATATGCCAGCGGACTGCCGGAATTTTTACTGCCCTGCCCCGCCG